Proteins found in one Plasmodium knowlesi strain H genome assembly, chromosome: 12 genomic segment:
- a CDS encoding CDT1-like protein, putative produces the protein MDYQGDIIDEDSMTPRVFDRTKKSMGMKNFSMKNFNMKNNEMENSPTKKQTNRKKSRNFNMEEGDNRSISKIKRVKKDITKTGYDYTNMQKMEGMYTNEMTDGGREKIDNVDNADTNGRFTTNTMEKSESSFMNNGWQTPKKSNVGMYYSGIDNPSTLKKYKTPCEMDMINPDESLIGNKCITINNYVNPPKYVAPVVTPSKFPLSGENNPQMTYDDFRCLFKHKACIISEHEFNSKKNSNQIDNYENKYIECFTSNYENNSWPNKKEVSPSLRRSNTKMLNISKESPRSGKRKMSNGMKVSTKRMLNILDEYGKNKGDKENGVNSGTSANSGRSGYSGKSDPSGKSEFSGKSEFSGKSEFSGKSEFSGKGEFSGQSPNSTNSTSTNSTGTISFGKSSQKSSRGQHREGGEDENTQTIWIDYEVNPVIIKGSNKTESHAASMDQMSKQKQNPLTPIYEPYSKDLDSLFDISQVQTPAILLGIYQGLIVSVSRRHQMNVPAFYQLVKQEVIRLSNCHSFTIDALKQLAWIAPNLIQLNKVVITKEIFETNQEAYPEFVTGRKVEDIQIREHTDLCENIYKYSHSDKLEMLKRIIINWVNVKHNELLKEINPDFYLPKYSELKKWHSKFNFKDILFPCVTLEENKILAQLAQTPQESNADDFIVIQDSPIKCATNDFRKNGTFLKDMQKEKTRTPLGRNRRKSNMLGGGSSPFASSFNHNNSMGESPRKKETSNMKQIREEANKKNIIKEIKTKFDKEHETVLSEKKKFEDATWIAEIIHDTFIVEGTQTVIEINTFSKRIADKYKTNKGFQMDEGKIARLIEMLPQYVSDISLKPSMMDRNKMTLSVKCKKNLGTFLEPLTNKINDLSRKYQELKKNKEKRLNELWKQHNVGFELTENIKKFFLSPSSVCFSDI, from the coding sequence atggaTTACCAAGGAGACATTATTGATGAGGATAGCATGACCCCTAGGGTCTTTGATCGAACGAAAAAAAGCATGGGCATGAAGAACTTCAGCATGAAGAACTTCAACATGAAGAACAATGAGATGGAGAATAGCCCAActaaaaaacaaacaaatagaaaaaagTCGAGAAATTTTAACATGGAAGAAGGTGATAACAGATCGATTAGCAAAATCAAGAGAGTCAAAAAGGACATTACCAAAACAGGATACGATTACACGAATATGCAGAAGATGGAAGGAATGTACACAAACGAAATGACAGATgggggaagggagaaaatagaTAATGTAGACAACGCAGACACGAATGGTCGCTTCACAACCAATACgatggaaaaaagtgaatccTCTTTTATGAATAACGGATGGcaaacaccaaaaaaaagtaacgtAGGAATGTACTATTCCGGTATTGATAATCCATCAAcattgaaaaaatacaaaacacCATGTGAAATGGATATGATAAATCCTGATGAAAGCTTAATAGGTAATAAGTGCATTACTATAAATAATTATGTGAACCCTCCAAAATATGTAGCCCCTGTTGTAACCCCTAGTAAATTTCCCTTATCAGGGGAAAATAACCCACAAATGACATATGATGATTTCCGTTGCCTTTTCAAACACAAAGCGTGCATTATAAGTGAGCACGAATTTAACAGCAAGAAAAATTCCAATCAAATTGACAATTacgaaaataaatacatagaGTGTTTCACGTCCAACTATGAAAACAACTCGTGGCCAAATAAGAAGGAGGTATCTCCGTCTTTGAGAAGATCCAACACGAAAATGTTAAACATTAGTAAGGAATCCCCCAGGAgtgggaagaggaagatgtcAAATGGGATGAAGGTGAGCACCAAGAGGATGCTCAACATTTTGGACGAGTATGGTAAGAATAAGGGCGATAAGGAAAATGGAGTTAACAGTGGCACCAGTGCCAACAGCGGTAGAAGCGGATATAGCGGTAAAAGTGATCCTAGTGGTAAGAGCGAGTTTAGTGGTAAGAGCGAGTTTAGTGGTAAGAGCGAGTTTAGTGGCAAGAGCGAGTTTAGTGGTAAGGGAGAGTTTAGTGGACAGAGTCCAAATAGCACCAACAGCACGAGTACCAATAGCACCGGCACCATTAGCTTTGGCAAGAGCTCGCAAAAGAGTAGTAGGGGTCAACACCGcgaagggggagaagacGAGAACACCCAAACCATATGGATCGACTACGAAGTCAACCCCGTTATTATAAAAGGTAGCAATAAAACTGAAAGTCACGCTGCATCTATGGATCAAATGTCTAAACAAAAACAGAACCCATTGACACCAATTTATGAGCCATATTCAAAAGATCTAGACAGCTTGTTTGATATAAGTCAGGTACAAACCCCAGCCATTCTCCTAGGCATATACCAAGGTTTGATAGTGTCCGTATCCAGAAGACACCAAATGAATGTACCCGCCTTTTATCAACTAGTGAAACAGGAAGTCATCAGGTTAAGTAACTGCCATTCCTTTACCATAGATGCATTGAAACAACTTGCATGGATAGCACCCAATTTGATACAGCTAAATAAGGTAGTCATAACGAAGGAAATTTTTGAAACGAATCAAGAAGCCTACCCGGAGTTTGTCACAGGAAGGAAAGTAGAAGATATACAAATAAGAGAGCATACAGATTTGTgcgaaaatatatataaatatagcCATTCTGATAAACTGGAAATGTTAAAGAGGATTATCATTAATTGGGTTAATGTGAAGCATAACGAATtgttaaaagaaattaatcCGGATTTTTATTTGCCCAAATATTCTGAACTTAAAAAATGGCATtccaaatttaattttaaggatatcctttttccatgtgttactttggaggaaaataaaattttagcTCAATTAGCACAGACTCCTCAAGAGAGCAATGCAGATGATTTTATTGTTATCCAAGATAGCcccataaaatgtgcgaccAACGATTTCAGGAAAAATGGTACTTTCCTAAAAGATatgcagaaggagaaaacgaGGACTCCCTtaggaaggaacagaagaaaatcaAACATGCTTGGTGGTGGGAGTAGTCCATTCGCTAGTTCCTTCAACCATAATAACAGCATGGGGGAATCcccaaggaaaaaagaaacaagtAACATGAAACAGATAAGGGAAGAAGCcaacaagaaaaatatcataaaagaaattaaaacaaaatttgaTAAAGAACACGAAACAGTATtgagtgagaaaaaaaaatttgaagatgCAACATGGATTGCAGAAATTATCCACGACACATTTATAGTCGAAGGAACACAAACAGTCATAGAAATAAATACCTTCTCTAAAAGAATTGCAGACAAGTATAAAACAAATAAGGGTTTCCAGATGGATGAGGGTAAAATAGCACGTCTAATAGAAATGCTCCCACAATATGTTTCCGACATTAGTTTAAAGCCTAGTATGATGgatagaaataaaatgacTCTATCAGTCAAATGTAAGAAAAATCTCGGTACCTTCCTGGAGCCACTTACCAACAAAATTAACGACCTTTCTCGGAAATATCaagaattgaaaaagaataaagaaaagagatTAAACGAATTATGGAAACAGCACAACGTTGGTTTTGAGCTCACCGAGAATAttaagaagttttttttaagcCCCAGTTCGGTGTGCTTCTCGGATATTTAA